A section of the Deltaproteobacteria bacterium genome encodes:
- a CDS encoding cytochrome c, with the protein MSDALKIFIFILASIGLYVYFSEVYVPDIKAGGEVAGSAPMSVGESLYKGRGACALCHDAAGGRAPSLKGFTALAESRINDAAYKGSARDVAAYAIESMRAPSLYVVAGFSNPDGLSPMPDATKAPASLTEDELKAVAEYVIKL; encoded by the coding sequence ATGAGTGATGCACTAAAGATATTTATCTTCATACTTGCCTCCATCGGGCTGTATGTGTATTTTAGCGAGGTCTATGTGCCGGACATAAAGGCCGGCGGCGAGGTGGCGGGGAGCGCGCCAATGTCCGTTGGAGAAAGCCTTTATAAGGGCAGGGGTGCGTGCGCCCTTTGCCACGACGCGGCGGGCGGCAGGGCGCCGTCTCTAAAGGGCTTTACAGCCTTGGCAGAGTCGAGGATAAACGATGCGGCGTATAAGGGAAGCGCGCGCGATGTAGCAGCTTACGCAATAGAGTCCATGAGGGCGCCTTCCTTATATGTGGTGGCGGGTTTTTCAAACCCCGATGGTCTAAGCCCCATGCCGGATGCGACCAAGGCGCCGGCCTCTCTTACCGAGGACGAATTGAAGGCAGTTGCCGAGTACGTTATAAAACTGTGA
- a CDS encoding cytochrome ubiquinol oxidase subunit I → MRRGLSIITPVVFAAVFCLVAVEASAADYNTLGPVSPRVTVWLLAQTHLWFAAFILAVPIFVLILEVVGYVRKDGRYDKVAREFIRVSLAAHVVTVAVGVIFAAALFFFYPKFMGYMTKIFSPTFYVYAVIFVIDAALLYVYALKWDSMQEGGSKKAHMLIGLALNIAGTAIMFVANAWTTFMMTPAGLTPEGFLNGNLWSAIDNPLWHPMNLHRFVANISFGGSVLAAYAAYRFIAATESKDRAHYDWMGYTGSFIAIAALLPLPFAGYWLTAEIYRYSTEMGMMLMGGMFGWMFIVQAVLIGAIFFAANYYLWTSMSRCPGHERYSKYVKYIAIVIAVSFMVWFTPHTPEMTGAEIKAAGTRYHPLIAPLGLMPAKNIAVNIMILFTFISFLLYRRSNLNSVHPRADALKTAQAAIIAAACVNIFFVGVYYGYFTDSSYKVASSVPEVLTTLVALISVSVLDYIIFKNAAVVGPVEWGRAPVRSQYALVLLAVSFTWLMGLMGFIRSAIRQGWHVYAVYKDTSVEAFTPSIQYATRVVSIGTIVFMLITVVLFSIAMGRKRDE, encoded by the coding sequence GTGCGCCGCGGTCTTTCCATAATTACGCCGGTTGTCTTTGCAGCGGTTTTTTGCCTGGTTGCCGTAGAGGCCAGTGCAGCGGATTATAATACGCTTGGCCCCGTTAGCCCGCGCGTTACAGTATGGCTCCTTGCCCAGACGCACCTCTGGTTTGCGGCCTTCATACTCGCTGTCCCCATATTCGTCCTTATTCTCGAGGTCGTCGGATACGTGAGAAAAGATGGTCGCTACGACAAGGTGGCGCGCGAGTTCATACGCGTAAGCCTTGCGGCGCATGTTGTGACAGTGGCAGTGGGCGTTATATTTGCCGCTGCGCTGTTTTTCTTTTACCCCAAGTTCATGGGGTACATGACAAAGATATTTTCTCCGACATTTTACGTCTATGCCGTCATATTCGTCATCGACGCTGCACTTCTCTATGTCTATGCCCTTAAGTGGGATTCCATGCAGGAGGGCGGCTCGAAGAAGGCGCACATGCTAATAGGTCTTGCCCTGAACATCGCCGGCACAGCGATCATGTTCGTTGCCAACGCGTGGACGACTTTCATGATGACGCCTGCCGGGCTTACGCCGGAAGGGTTTTTAAACGGCAACCTTTGGAGCGCAATCGATAACCCTCTCTGGCATCCGATGAACCTGCACCGCTTTGTCGCCAATATTTCTTTTGGCGGCTCTGTGCTTGCCGCGTACGCGGCCTATCGTTTTATAGCTGCCACCGAGAGTAAGGACCGGGCGCACTACGACTGGATGGGGTACACCGGAAGCTTCATAGCCATAGCCGCGCTGTTGCCGCTTCCTTTCGCAGGCTACTGGCTAACTGCCGAGATATACCGCTACAGCACCGAGATGGGCATGATGCTCATGGGAGGGATGTTTGGGTGGATGTTCATCGTGCAGGCAGTGCTTATAGGCGCGATATTCTTTGCCGCGAATTATTATCTCTGGACTTCCATGTCAAGATGCCCCGGGCATGAACGTTACTCGAAGTACGTAAAGTACATAGCAATCGTAATCGCCGTCTCTTTTATGGTGTGGTTTACCCCGCACACCCCTGAGATGACAGGGGCCGAGATAAAGGCAGCGGGTACAAGGTATCATCCGCTGATTGCGCCGCTTGGGCTGATGCCGGCAAAGAACATCGCAGTCAATATAATGATACTTTTTACCTTCATAAGTTTTCTTCTCTACAGAAGAAGCAACCTTAACTCCGTGCATCCCAGGGCTGATGCGCTAAAGACCGCCCAGGCTGCCATCATCGCCGCAGCGTGCGTAAATATATTCTTCGTAGGCGTTTACTACGGGTACTTTACCGACAGCTCGTATAAGGTTGCCTCCAGCGTGCCAGAGGTCTTGACGACACTTGTTGCGCTTATATCGGTCTCTGTGCTCGATTATATTATTTTTAAGAATGCAGCCGTTGTCGGCCCTGTTGAATGGGGAAGAGCGCCGGTAAGGAGCCAGTACGCGCTCGTACTTCTTGCAGTGAGCTTTACCTGGCTAATGGGACTTATGGGCTTCATACGTTCTGCGATAAGGCAGGGTTGGCATGTGTACGCTGTGTACAAGGATACGTCAGTCGAGGCCTTTACGCCGTCCATACAGTACGCAACGCGCGTTGTGTCTATCGGCACAATCGTATTTATGCTTATAACGGTCGTTCTATTTTCTATTGCAATGGGCAGGAAGCGCGATGAGTGA
- a CDS encoding NUDIX hydrolase, with the protein MNSERKNPLSTVDIIIEGPDGAIVLIKRKNAPPGWALPGGFVDYGESVETAAVREAKEETSLEVTLIRQLHTYSAPERDPRFHTISVVFYATAKGTPVGKDDALEARFFKKDRLPSPIAFDHAAIIEDFFRYKATGEDAYLLKKT; encoded by the coding sequence ATGAACTCGGAGAGAAAAAATCCACTCTCCACGGTGGACATAATAATCGAAGGCCCTGACGGCGCAATTGTTTTAATAAAGAGAAAAAACGCCCCGCCTGGCTGGGCGCTTCCCGGAGGGTTCGTTGACTACGGCGAATCGGTGGAAACAGCGGCGGTGCGCGAGGCAAAGGAAGAGACATCGCTCGAGGTAACCCTTATACGCCAGCTCCATACGTATTCCGCTCCCGAAAGAGACCCTCGCTTTCATACGATAAGCGTTGTCTTTTACGCAACGGCAAAAGGCACGCCCGTTGGCAAGGACGACGCGCTCGAGGCAAGGTTCTTTAAAAAAGACCGGCTGCCCTCACCCATTGCCTTTGACCACGCGGCCATAATCGAGGATTTTTTCAGATACAAGGCAACGGGCGAGGACGCTTACCTTCTTAAGAAGACGTGA
- a CDS encoding MBL fold metallo-hydrolase, with amino-acid sequence MATTRFKRTKKALLAFIITIVVINAYSYITRDTFIVPKNMTLEEKIKQKMHHRGDGTFRNPWLTDSRKGFFDFLKWQFSKNAFEEERKKPFNLSTVATDFDTLEKTGSDYAVWLGHSTVLIKAGGKRIITDPVFFDVTFFIKRKAPFPVELDKLPKIDYVLISHGHYDHLSTKSIEYLIRRDNPVFVTANGYKKYFEKRGTSKNTVIDWFESFSSSGVKITALPSQHWSKRTLTDNNRMQWACFLIEANGKKIFWIGDSGYYEGYKELGEKFGPVDVLFAPIGAYEPRWFMQPYHMNPEEAHEVTKELKAKILIPIHWGTFDLTDEPLFAPPERIKAAFQSNNPGPENLKLLTPGEPFIIK; translated from the coding sequence ATGGCTACCACCCGTTTCAAAAGGACAAAGAAGGCGCTTCTCGCGTTTATAATAACAATAGTGGTCATAAACGCGTATTCCTATATTACGCGAGACACCTTTATCGTGCCAAAAAACATGACGCTCGAAGAAAAAATCAAACAAAAGATGCACCACCGAGGGGACGGCACTTTCCGTAACCCCTGGCTCACCGACTCGAGAAAAGGCTTTTTCGATTTCCTGAAATGGCAGTTCTCGAAAAACGCCTTTGAAGAAGAAAGGAAAAAGCCCTTTAACCTTTCAACAGTTGCAACCGACTTTGACACGCTAGAGAAAACAGGCTCTGATTATGCCGTATGGCTCGGGCACTCGACAGTGCTCATAAAGGCAGGGGGTAAGCGCATTATAACAGACCCCGTGTTCTTCGACGTCACGTTCTTTATAAAGCGGAAAGCTCCCTTCCCGGTCGAGCTTGATAAACTTCCAAAGATAGACTACGTGCTCATCTCGCACGGCCACTACGACCACCTTAGCACAAAAAGCATCGAATACCTCATAAGGCGCGACAATCCCGTGTTCGTCACTGCGAACGGATACAAAAAGTATTTCGAGAAACGCGGCACATCAAAAAATACGGTCATAGACTGGTTCGAGAGCTTTTCCTCCAGCGGAGTTAAGATAACGGCGCTGCCTTCCCAACACTGGTCAAAGCGCACGCTCACCGACAATAACAGAATGCAGTGGGCGTGCTTTCTTATCGAGGCAAACGGAAAGAAGATATTCTGGATTGGGGATTCGGGCTACTACGAAGGCTACAAGGAGCTTGGCGAAAAGTTTGGCCCTGTTGACGTGCTTTTTGCGCCAATCGGCGCGTACGAGCCAAGATGGTTCATGCAGCCCTATCACATGAACCCGGAGGAGGCCCACGAAGTTACAAAGGAACTCAAAGCAAAAATACTTATCCCCATACACTGGGGCACATTCGATTTAACGGACGAGCCGCTCTTTGCCCCTCCTGAACGCATAAAAGCAGCATTCCAATCAAATAACCCGGGGCCGGAAAATCTGAAGCTCCTTACCCCCGGAGAGCCGTTCATAATTAAATAA
- a CDS encoding cupin domain-containing protein has translation MQEANVVKKKVYTDNAVNKVTHLKTDALAQDTYYFKDGQVLDYHRHPNGDQVFFVHEGKGTFYLDDNGEKTLALEPGVVVLAPKNVWHKIVAKGELIVSQATVQPAGMEKRA, from the coding sequence ATGCAGGAAGCGAATGTAGTAAAGAAGAAGGTTTATACGGATAATGCAGTAAACAAGGTAACACACCTAAAGACCGACGCCCTTGCCCAGGATACGTATTATTTCAAGGACGGGCAGGTGCTTGATTATCACAGGCATCCAAACGGCGACCAGGTATTTTTTGTTCACGAAGGTAAGGGCACTTTCTATCTCGACGATAACGGCGAGAAAACGCTTGCCCTTGAACCGGGTGTTGTAGTGCTTGCTCCAAAGAACGTTTGGCACAAGATTGTTGCCAAAGGCGAGCTCATCGTGTCCCAGGCAACGGTACAACCGGCCGGGATGGAAAAAAGGGCGTAA
- a CDS encoding DUF420 domain-containing protein, with amino-acid sequence MGTEAILTYLGLALIGGSGLSILTGLGFILSGQKTRHKAAMLTATALAVLFVVVYTIKSSMYPPVRYAGPNRGIYLFILWSHTVLSIINMPLAAVTVYLGLKERFDRHKRIAPYTAGVWIYVAVTGWIIYFFLH; translated from the coding sequence ATGGGTACCGAAGCTATTCTCACATACCTTGGGCTCGCGCTTATAGGCGGAAGCGGGCTCTCCATACTTACCGGCCTGGGCTTCATACTCTCGGGGCAAAAGACAAGGCACAAGGCTGCAATGCTTACGGCAACGGCGCTGGCAGTGCTTTTTGTCGTCGTGTATACCATAAAGTCGTCGATGTATCCGCCTGTGAGGTACGCAGGGCCCAATAGGGGCATATACCTTTTCATACTCTGGTCGCACACCGTACTTTCCATAATCAACATGCCGCTTGCTGCTGTTACGGTCTATCTCGGGCTAAAAGAGAGATTCGACAGGCACAAAAGGATAGCGCCCTATACCGCAGGGGTCTGGATATATGTTGCCGTAACCGGCTGGATTATTTACTTTTTCTTGCACTAA